One genomic window of Caenorhabditis elegans chromosome I includes the following:
- the Y87G2A.2 gene encoding Acyl-coenzyme A thioesterase 8 (Partially confirmed by transcript evidence), which produces MVREWRRLKKIDDLTYVGECDSEHPAARVFGGHVLAQAMSAAYYTAPEGFYVHAVHCYFIRGGEESIPITYNVKIIRDGRNFAIRYVEAVQHGKVIHLAEFSLQKLASVKDTFSLTPEFPSHVPGPDGLVSNITGRHQKVAEGVDARELRGQVTERMAPSLEIRPADLNMFLHGTGGVNQKQYLWIRYKIPVDKSDYMLRHATIVYLSDLELVTTGALCFDDKMFKLQTSMDHSAWIHQYEFDINDWILYEQECVANSNHRSLIHGRLWSRDGKLIMSTSQEALIYKVQPSKI; this is translated from the exons atggttCGAGAGTGGAGAAgattaaagaaaattgatgaCCTGACTTATGT TGGAGAATGTGATTCTGAACATCCGGCCGCCCGTGTCTTCGGTGGTCACGTGTTAGCCCAGgcgatgtcggctgcttatTATACGGCTCCAGAGGGATTTTATGTGCATGCAGTACATTGCTATTTTATTCGTGGAG GCGAGGAGTCGATTCCAATCACTTataatgtgaaaattattCGGGATGGCCGAAATTTCGCGATTCGCTACGTGGAAGCCGTCCAACACGGAAAAGTCATTCATTTGGCAGAGTTCTCACTACAAAAG CTCGCAAGTGTAAAGGATACATTCTCCCTTACCCCTGAATTTCCGTCCCACGTACCTGGGCCAGATGGCCTAGTTAGTAATATTACAGGCCGTCACCAGAAAGTAGCTGAAGGGGTTGATGCACGGGAACTACGGGGACAAGTAACTGAAAGAATGGCTCCGAGTCTGGAAATCCGGCCTGCTGATTTAAATATGTTCTTACATGGAACAGGTGGTGTTAATCAGAAGCAATATCTTTGGATTCGATACAAAATTCCTGTTG ATAAATCCGACTACATGCTACGCCACGCAACAATTGTCTACCTATCCGACCTGGAATTAGTAACAACTGGAGCCCTGTGCTTTGAcgataaaatgttcaaactacaaacttcaaTGGATCACTCCGCGTGGATTCATCAATATGA GTTTGATATCAACGATTGGATACTGTATGAGCAGGAATGTGTGGCTAATTCCAATCATCGAAGCCTTATTCATGGAAGATTATGGTCCAGGGATGGAAA attaataaTGTCTACATCACAAGAGGCATTGATCTACAAAGTGCAGCCgagtaaaatttaa